A stretch of Ornithodoros turicata isolate Travis unplaced genomic scaffold, ASM3712646v1 ctg00000829.1, whole genome shotgun sequence DNA encodes these proteins:
- the LOC135375124 gene encoding choline transporter-like protein 2 isoform X3, producing the protein MALDKRPKVADSSTPLHEKDPKGEPRKFDPTFKGPVKNRSCTDILCLFIFIFFLIGWAIVAFFAFKYGDPERLIFPTDSQGNICGRTPVEDRKHLFFFDIKKCLERAYKPGDILPAFICNTPQVCVETCPNSTFSVGLYTSLETRPVSEDVVRQKLICQYGVDPMDKSRSLDDLVRNELCADYYITSGSVAGRCLPAVKLGQHLHDEVSNKPLGTFSGDDLKKRTKNHSVVVKVLAGISSAKDVGELVFQDFKSSWPYILGGLVVAMLVAFIWILLMRWIAGIMIWLSILCLIVVFSFGTYYCFSMYVQLRSTPDTELKPNYEISLSFRENLRTYSANKKTWLILGIISVTLLVILLLTLIFLRARIIIAIALIKEASKAVALMPSALFFPLLPYLLHVLVLAFWGSVAVYLASSGKADYRLRDAESRNITTTVCPKPEFNGTLASVGESARNLRCQFTQYVVNEHLSRAQIYNFIGLIWGMFFVVGLGQVALAAAFASYYWAFRKPQDVPFFAVLNGICLTLRYHLGSVAFGSLILTIVRCIRLVLEYIDAKLKKYDNQCTKCLLWCCKCCFWCLEKFIKFLNKNAYIMIAIYGKNFCASAKDAFMLLMRNAVRVVVLDKVTDLLLLIGKLVIVGTITIMCFYIFNRRVDAFNQHLPELNYYLVPVITISAGAYVIASSFFSVYGMAVDTLFLCFLEDCERNDGSEEKPYFMSKELMKILGKKNKFQDVK; encoded by the exons ATGGCTTTGGATAAAAGGCCGAAGGTTGCGGATTCCAGTACGCCGCTGCACGAGAAGGACCCCAAGG GAGAACCACGCAAGTTTGACCCAACGTTCAAGGGACCAGTTAAAAACAG GAGCTGTACGGACATCCTCTGCCTGTTTATTTTCATCTTCTTCCTGATTGGTTGGGCCATTGTAGCATTTTTTG CGTTCAAGTATGGTGATCCAGAACGACTTATCTTTCCAACTGACAGCCAGGGCAACATCTGTGGCAGAACACCTGTGGA GGACAGAAAGCACCTCTTCTTTTTTGACATCAAGAAATGTCTGGAGCGGGCATACAAACCTGGAGACATACTGCCTGCGTTCATATGCAACACACCTCAG GTGTGCGTAGAGACGTGCCCAAATTCAACATTTTCTGTGGGCCTTTACACGAGCTTGGAGACTCGGCCAGTCAGTGAAGATGTTGTCAGACAGAAACTCATCTGTCAGTACGGCGTAGACCCCATGGACAAATCG CGTTCCTTGGACGATCTGGTCCGTAATGAATTGTGTGCCGACTACTACATCACGAGTGGCAGTG TGGCCGGAAGATGTCTTCCTGCTGTTAAGCTCGGACAACATCTACATGATGAGGTCAGCAACAAACCTCTCGGTACCTTCAGTGGAGATGATCTCAAGAAAAGGACAAA AAATCACTCTGTCGTCGTAAA GGTCCTTGCCGGCATTTCAAGTGCAAAGGATGTTGGAGAGCTCGTGTTCCAGGACTTCAAATCTTCATGGCCCTACATCCTTGG TGGCTTAGTGGTCGCCATGCTCGTGGCTTTCATCTGGATTCTGTTGATGAGATGGATCGCAGGGATCATGATTTGGCTCAGTATTCTGTGCCTCATTGTAGTATTCTCATTTG GGACGTACTATTGCTTCAGCATGTACGTTCAGCTGAGAAGCACACCAGATACGGAGTTGAAGCCCAATTATGAAATCTCACTCTCATTCCGAGAAAATCTTCGGACATACTCTGCTAACAAGAAGACCTGGCTGATTCTTG GGATCATCTCCGTAACGCTGCTCGTTATCCTTCTGCTGACTCTCATATTCCTCCGAGCTCGCATTATTATTGCCATAGCTCTCATCAAAGAGGCAAGCAA GGCTGTGGCACTGATGCCGTCAGCGCTTTTCTTCCCGTTGCTTCCTTATCTACTTCACGTCCTCGTATTGGCCTTCTGGGGATCTGTAGCAGT TTACTTAGCATCAAGCGGAAAAGCAGACTACAGGTTAAGAGATGCGGAATCACGCAACATAACTACCACGGTCTGCCCTAAGCCT GAATTCAATGGCACGCTCGCATCAGTGGGTGAAAGTGCAAGGAATCTTCGATGCCAGTTCACCCAATATGTCGTCAATGAGCACCTGTCACGTGCGCAGATCTACAATTTCATCGGCCTCATATGGGGCATGTTCTTTGTGGTTGGTTTAGGCCAGGTGGCACTGGCTGCTGCCTTTGCTTCCTACTACTGGGCTTTCAGAAAGCCCCAAGACGTGCCTTTCTTCGCTGTGCTCAATGGAATATGCCTTACGCTTAG GTACCACTTGGGATCCGTAGCCTTTGGTTCCCTCATCCTGACCATAGTGCGGTGCATTCGTTTAGTCCTGGAATACATAGATGCCAAGCTCAAGAAATACGACAACCAATGCACAAAGTGTTTACTATG GTGCTGCAAGTGTTGTTTCTGGTGTTTGGAGAAGTTCATAAAGTTCCTTAACAAAAATGCATACATTATG ATAGCCATCTATGGCAAAAACTTCTGCGCGTCAGCAAAAGATGCTTTTATGCTGCTCATGAGAAATGCAGTCAG AGTTGTTGTTCTCGATAAGGTGACAGATCTGTTACTTTTGATTGGAAAGCTCGTCATCGTGGGAACAATTA CTATCATGTGCTTTTACATCTTCAACCGAAGAGTGGATGCTTTCAACCAACATCTTCCTGAACTAAACTATTATCTGGTTCCTGTAATT